A single Crateriforma conspicua DNA region contains:
- a CDS encoding exonuclease domain-containing protein: MDFTAIDFETASHRKDSACQLAAVRVSEGKIIDSANWLIRPVPAYFNPSNIRIHGITPDQVADERTFGQLWPDIQPWLEDQILVAHNAAFDIGVLRACLQQHRCEIPELSFTCTRAIAKRTWPDRRRYGLKPLATWLGVDFRHHDALEDSIACAKILLAAGISRKAESVADLESRLGLARGGAGPWGYRGATTQRRRRSRQASQANDTALSTPTPPHSEPEDTPGVDFQRLLIRAQFIQPLAGQRIVFTGRLRVLQREQAERLACESGGQCQGNVNGKTSLLVRGCPDERTAAAGRTESVKEQTARQRRAAGQNIRVLDEKEFLGLILGTDTVGQWVGEESDQS, translated from the coding sequence ATGGATTTCACCGCTATCGATTTCGAAACCGCCAGTCACCGCAAAGACAGCGCATGCCAATTGGCGGCGGTGCGTGTCAGCGAAGGCAAGATCATCGATTCGGCCAACTGGTTGATCCGCCCGGTCCCAGCCTATTTCAACCCGTCGAACATCCGCATTCACGGGATCACCCCCGATCAAGTCGCCGACGAACGGACCTTCGGTCAGCTTTGGCCCGACATTCAACCGTGGCTGGAAGATCAGATCCTGGTGGCTCACAACGCGGCGTTCGACATCGGCGTGTTGCGTGCTTGCCTGCAACAACATCGCTGCGAGATTCCAGAGCTCAGCTTCACCTGCACCCGCGCGATCGCCAAACGCACTTGGCCTGATCGCCGACGTTATGGTCTGAAACCCTTGGCCACTTGGCTGGGTGTGGATTTTCGTCATCACGACGCTTTGGAAGATTCCATTGCCTGTGCCAAGATCCTGTTGGCCGCGGGGATCAGCCGCAAAGCCGAATCGGTGGCGGATCTGGAATCGCGACTGGGACTTGCCCGCGGCGGAGCCGGCCCCTGGGGATATCGCGGTGCCACCACCCAGCGCCGTCGCCGCAGCCGCCAAGCATCCCAAGCAAACGACACCGCTTTATCCACACCCACGCCACCCCACAGTGAACCGGAAGACACACCCGGCGTCGATTTCCAGCGTCTGCTGATCCGCGCCCAGTTCATTCAGCCTTTGGCAGGACAGCGAATCGTCTTCACGGGTCGGCTGCGGGTCCTGCAGCGTGAACAGGCGGAAAGATTGGCCTGTGAATCGGGCGGCCAGTGCCAAGGCAACGTGAACGGAAAAACCAGTTTGCTGGTCCGCGGATGCCCCGACGAACGAACCGCGGCGGCGGGCCGAACGGAAAGCGTCAAGGAACAAACCGCCCGACAACGCCGCGCCGCCGGCCAAAACATTCGGGTCTTGGACGAAAAAGAATTCTTGGGGCTGATCCTGGGCACCGACACCGTGGGCCAGTGGGTCGGCGAGGAATCGGATCAATCGTAG
- a CDS encoding SpoIIE family protein phosphatase, which yields MAFLSCSSRIPGQADAAPAERFELTEAVTTIGRHPDCTIVVEAGAVSRFHARILHTDDEFRVEDSGSRNGTFLNGQLIAEPHVLQEGDRVRISDIDFVFHREDVPQFAAGQAMTFDGSSFGIVMVDENETKNEPLPQVQYSSSQEGLKMSATPEAKLAALMRINRNLTGALTLDEVFPKVLESLFEIFPAADRGFIVTQTGEGKLVPQWVKTRRSRDETETVRISRTIIRQVMESREAILSLDAMDDSRFDSSESIADFSIRSMICAPLQDEDGNSIGALQIDSTQGHGQFRDEDVDLLSGVAAQASIVINNARMHQQALAQQEVEQDLRLATEVQQAFLPQTSPDAVGFRVRSFYQAANHIGGDYFDYISLPDGRIGVVVADVVGHGVAAAMYMAKLSAETRFCLASEPDLGKAIEMLNNRMSRLHVERFVTFLLVVIQPNEDRISIVNAGHMPPIVRDCGNGQLCEPGEEESGLPIAIDEGMDYEAVDFQMSTGDLLVMYTDGVNEAMNIADEEFGTDRIKDLTAQSGTADEVKQRIVDAVFEHIGDGDQFDDMCLVVIERISETQPPDGISDTAGEIVDPV from the coding sequence ATGGCATTCCTTTCCTGCAGTTCTCGTATTCCCGGACAGGCCGACGCGGCACCCGCCGAACGGTTTGAATTGACCGAGGCGGTGACGACCATCGGTCGCCACCCCGATTGCACCATCGTGGTCGAAGCCGGCGCGGTCAGCCGATTCCATGCGCGGATTCTGCACACCGACGACGAGTTTCGCGTCGAAGATTCCGGCAGCCGAAACGGCACGTTCTTGAACGGCCAATTGATCGCCGAGCCGCACGTCTTACAGGAAGGCGACCGCGTCCGGATCAGCGACATCGATTTCGTCTTCCACCGCGAAGACGTCCCGCAGTTCGCCGCCGGCCAAGCGATGACGTTCGACGGTTCCAGTTTCGGAATCGTGATGGTGGACGAAAACGAAACGAAGAACGAACCGTTGCCTCAGGTGCAATATTCGTCTTCGCAAGAAGGCTTGAAGATGTCCGCCACGCCGGAAGCCAAGCTGGCGGCGCTGATGCGGATCAATCGAAACTTGACCGGTGCACTGACGCTGGACGAAGTCTTTCCCAAGGTCTTGGAAAGCTTGTTCGAAATCTTTCCGGCCGCCGATCGCGGATTCATCGTCACGCAAACTGGCGAAGGCAAGTTGGTTCCCCAGTGGGTGAAGACACGACGCAGCCGTGATGAAACCGAAACCGTCCGGATCAGCCGGACCATCATTCGCCAAGTGATGGAAAGCCGCGAAGCGATTCTGTCGTTGGACGCGATGGACGACAGCCGTTTTGACAGCAGCGAATCCATCGCCGATTTTTCGATCCGGTCGATGATCTGCGCACCGCTGCAGGACGAAGACGGCAATTCGATCGGCGCATTGCAGATCGATTCGACGCAAGGTCACGGCCAGTTTCGTGATGAAGATGTGGACCTGTTGTCCGGCGTCGCGGCCCAGGCCAGCATCGTCATCAACAATGCGCGGATGCACCAACAGGCGCTCGCGCAACAGGAAGTCGAACAAGACCTGCGATTGGCGACCGAAGTCCAACAGGCGTTCTTGCCGCAAACGTCGCCCGACGCGGTCGGCTTTCGGGTCCGCAGTTTCTATCAAGCCGCCAATCACATCGGCGGTGATTACTTTGATTACATCTCGCTTCCCGATGGTCGCATCGGTGTCGTCGTCGCGGACGTTGTCGGTCACGGTGTTGCCGCTGCGATGTACATGGCAAAACTGTCGGCCGAAACTCGGTTCTGTTTGGCCAGCGAACCCGATTTAGGCAAAGCGATCGAGATGCTGAACAATCGGATGAGCCGTTTGCATGTCGAACGGTTCGTCACGTTCTTGTTGGTGGTGATCCAGCCCAATGAAGATCGCATCAGCATCGTCAACGCCGGTCACATGCCACCCATCGTTCGTGATTGCGGCAATGGCCAACTGTGCGAACCGGGCGAAGAAGAATCGGGCTTGCCGATCGCGATCGACGAAGGCATGGACTACGAAGCGGTTGATTTTCAAATGTCCACCGGCGATCTGTTGGTGATGTACACCGACGGTGTGAACGAAGCGATGAACATCGCGGACGAAGAATTTGGAACCGACCGGATCAAGGATCTGACCGCCCAAAGTGGCACTGCGGATGAAGTGAAGCAGCGAATCGTCGACGCGGTGTTCGAACACATCGGCGACGGCGACCAGTTTGACGATATGTGTTTGGTGGTCATCGAACGCATCAGCGAGACGCAACCGCCCGATGGCATCAGCGATACCGCCGGCGAAATTGTGGACCCCGTCTGA
- a CDS encoding acylphosphatase: MAASSDARGPRVDDRSRRVVVTYRGHVQGVGFRATAVHCARGLAVDGFVQNLPNGDVRMDVQGPRGDVDELMRRIGMEMSGRIDDTLVDPRDAMPPRNGFRIRY; this comes from the coding sequence ATGGCGGCTTCGTCCGATGCACGCGGGCCACGTGTCGATGACCGATCGCGCCGAGTCGTGGTGACCTATCGTGGGCATGTCCAGGGCGTCGGCTTTCGCGCCACTGCCGTGCACTGTGCCCGCGGGCTTGCGGTGGATGGGTTTGTTCAAAATCTGCCCAACGGCGACGTTCGAATGGATGTACAGGGACCTCGGGGCGACGTCGATGAATTGATGCGACGGATCGGGATGGAAATGTCGGGACGGATCGATGACACGCTGGTCGACCCGCGCGACGCCATGCCGCCACGTAACGGTTTTCGTATCCGCTATTGA
- a CDS encoding HD-GYP domain-containing protein — translation MSKAEFTEMIQTADLELGQKTETDLYDSAGELMITQGSLITGLLIEKLMRNGVEQLYTTPGRGGKDGDAPTTQPSADTAKATATASPAQKQADAAMSAYDEIKRERTAKLFFENAAIVDDLLQQYAETGRVDLRTVDPAIENIADEVTDESDPVVAHTLLRQSDLDLTRRCVQFSTLAIGVGLRMNLAHKDVMDLGRAAMAHDWTLFELPPNQRFPHQSRDEAGEAIYRQHPLQSEQMMAADPRCSSTASMIVGQVHERLDGTGFPRRLKSESIHPLGRILTVVDTYLTLTSPPPSAPRIVPCDAVAYIVNGMSSGKFAPIAVSGLLETISLYPLGSMVELSDASRVRPIHTNGSDYGYPIVQDIDEAGRQINLKESELFVTRPLVVQEFGEIRMPESVA, via the coding sequence ATGAGTAAGGCTGAGTTTACGGAAATGATCCAGACCGCGGATTTGGAGCTGGGGCAGAAGACCGAGACGGATCTTTATGACTCGGCCGGCGAATTGATGATCACCCAGGGATCACTGATCACCGGGCTGTTGATCGAAAAGCTGATGCGTAACGGCGTCGAACAGCTGTACACGACGCCCGGGCGTGGCGGCAAAGACGGCGACGCCCCAACCACGCAACCATCCGCCGATACCGCCAAAGCCACCGCCACCGCATCGCCTGCACAAAAGCAAGCCGATGCGGCGATGTCGGCATACGACGAAATCAAGCGGGAACGAACCGCCAAACTGTTCTTTGAAAACGCGGCCATCGTCGACGACCTGTTGCAACAATACGCCGAAACCGGTCGCGTCGACCTTCGCACCGTCGACCCGGCCATCGAAAACATCGCTGATGAAGTCACCGACGAATCCGATCCGGTCGTCGCCCACACGTTACTGCGGCAAAGCGATCTGGACCTGACCCGACGGTGCGTCCAGTTTTCCACGTTGGCGATCGGCGTGGGCTTGCGAATGAACTTGGCCCACAAGGACGTCATGGACCTGGGCCGCGCGGCGATGGCGCACGATTGGACTCTGTTCGAATTGCCGCCCAACCAACGCTTTCCTCATCAAAGTCGCGACGAAGCCGGCGAAGCGATCTATCGACAGCACCCGCTGCAAAGCGAACAAATGATGGCGGCCGATCCACGGTGTTCGTCGACCGCATCGATGATCGTCGGCCAGGTTCATGAACGTCTGGACGGAACGGGTTTCCCGCGGCGATTGAAAAGCGAATCGATTCACCCGCTGGGACGCATTTTGACCGTGGTGGACACGTATCTGACGCTGACAAGCCCGCCGCCATCGGCGCCCCGCATCGTCCCCTGTGACGCGGTCGCCTACATCGTCAACGGAATGAGTTCCGGGAAATTTGCCCCGATCGCGGTGTCGGGTTTGTTGGAAACCATTTCGCTTTACCCGCTGGGCAGCATGGTCGAACTGAGCGACGCGTCGCGAGTCCGCCCGATTCACACCAACGGATCCGATTACGGATACCCGATCGTCCAAGACATCGACGAAGCGGGCCGCCAAATCAATCTGAAGGAATCGGAACTGTTCGTGACCCGGCCTTTGGTCGTCCAAGAATTCGGCGAAATCCGGATGCCCGAAAGCGTGGCCTGA
- a CDS encoding outer membrane protein assembly factor BamB family protein, whose translation MNRLFTVASAIAALSLSVVPQVAWAGNWGHWRGEDGNGVATDANPPVKFGSDENVRWKVDLPGKGSGSPVVWDDRVFVTSAAALSADPLGMHEFLVMAFDRNTGQTLWSQVAVKARPHEGTHSTNGFASASPCTDGRHVYASFNSRGLFCYTMDGQLVWKRDFGDMAMRNGFGEGSSPTIEGDMLLVPWDHEGASRLYALDKNTGEILWKTDRDEPSNWGTPLVIESEGRSQVVLTGQNKVRSYDLQTGQELWSCGGQTERPAASPVATDDLVIVTSGFRGAFLGAFDPRGRGDIEGTSSVVWTRHRDTPDIGSPLLSGNRLYFYKGKSGALTCVDVTTGREHYVAQRISGLRTIYASPVAAGGHVYLSDRSGSIVVIKDSPELQIVSVNQMGETVDATPAPVDDQLIVRGEDHLFCLQRSEEG comes from the coding sequence ATGAATCGATTGTTCACCGTCGCATCCGCGATCGCTGCCTTGTCTTTGTCGGTGGTTCCACAGGTTGCTTGGGCTGGGAACTGGGGGCACTGGCGCGGCGAAGACGGCAATGGCGTGGCGACCGATGCCAATCCACCGGTGAAGTTTGGCTCCGACGAAAATGTACGTTGGAAAGTCGACTTGCCGGGCAAGGGATCGGGATCGCCGGTCGTCTGGGATGATCGCGTGTTCGTCACGTCGGCGGCCGCGCTGTCGGCTGACCCGCTGGGGATGCACGAGTTTTTGGTGATGGCGTTTGATCGCAACACCGGGCAAACCTTGTGGTCACAGGTGGCGGTCAAAGCCAGGCCGCACGAAGGAACGCACAGTACCAACGGATTCGCGTCCGCATCGCCGTGCACCGACGGGCGTCACGTTTACGCATCATTCAATTCACGCGGTTTGTTTTGCTACACCATGGACGGCCAGTTGGTGTGGAAGCGTGACTTTGGCGACATGGCCATGCGGAACGGCTTTGGCGAAGGCAGTTCGCCGACGATCGAAGGCGACATGTTGTTGGTCCCCTGGGATCACGAAGGAGCATCCCGTCTGTATGCCTTGGACAAGAACACCGGCGAAATCCTTTGGAAAACGGATCGTGATGAGCCGTCCAACTGGGGAACGCCGTTGGTGATCGAAAGCGAGGGGCGTTCGCAGGTCGTGTTGACCGGCCAGAACAAGGTCCGTTCGTATGACTTGCAAACAGGCCAAGAACTGTGGTCGTGCGGTGGCCAAACGGAGCGACCGGCGGCATCACCCGTGGCCACCGACGATTTGGTGATCGTCACCAGTGGATTTCGCGGTGCGTTCTTGGGGGCCTTTGATCCTCGTGGCCGCGGCGACATCGAAGGCACGTCAAGCGTCGTCTGGACGCGTCATCGAGACACACCGGATATTGGATCGCCGTTGCTGAGCGGAAACCGGTTGTACTTTTACAAAGGCAAATCCGGTGCATTGACTTGTGTCGACGTCACCACCGGACGTGAACACTATGTCGCCCAGCGAATCAGCGGGTTGCGAACGATCTATGCGTCGCCGGTCGCCGCCGGCGGACACGTTTATCTAAGCGACCGCAGCGGATCGATCGTGGTGATCAAGGACAGTCCCGAATTGCAGATCGTGTCGGTCAATCAAATGGGGGAAACCGTCGACGCGACTCCCGCACCCGTGGACGATCAATTGATTGTTCGTGGGGAAGACCATTTGTTCTGTCTGCAACGGTCTGAGGAAGGTTGA
- a CDS encoding pectate lyase produces MSNLFRNTIVIGISMTVWLSVVSDRARGADPLREQALRTAKLATTFLTENIADHGGYLWRYSSDLKVREGEGVVDTATVWVQPPGTPAVGEAFVRLYQATSDPQFLDAAMAAAGALRHGQMRSGGWQAHIEFDPDRRAKWAYRTEPPGKKRKDQSSLDDDKTQSSIRFLVQLDRATGFRDAGIHAMTTDALKGLMSQGQFENGGFPQVWMDQPPVDAKRPPIQASFPEQWPREYPGHGEYWHRYTLNDNLASTLMTTLILASETYDDPAYRDAAIRLADSLLLAQLPSPQRAWAQQYNQQMQPIWARKFEPPAVSGSESQAVIDTLMDVYQWTGDEKYLKPIRPAIDYLQRSRLSDGRLARFYELRTNRPLYFDRQYNLTYDDSDMPTHYAFKIGDRTERLRRRYEQVIGRGMVADDAREAWLDRLIGRREANASRIRKIVGAIDSRGAWVADEPMRYHRHPGPSISMATTVDHLNRIADFLNTSN; encoded by the coding sequence ATGAGTAATCTGTTTCGTAATACGATCGTCATTGGTATTTCCATGACCGTGTGGTTGTCGGTCGTGTCGGATCGCGCCCGCGGCGCAGATCCGCTGCGGGAACAGGCGTTGCGGACAGCGAAACTGGCCACCACGTTTCTGACGGAAAACATCGCAGATCATGGCGGATATCTTTGGCGTTATTCGTCGGATTTGAAAGTTCGTGAGGGCGAAGGCGTTGTGGATACAGCCACCGTCTGGGTGCAGCCGCCAGGGACGCCCGCGGTGGGCGAAGCGTTTGTGCGTCTGTATCAGGCGACATCGGATCCACAGTTTCTGGACGCCGCGATGGCCGCCGCCGGTGCGCTGCGGCATGGACAGATGCGTAGCGGTGGCTGGCAGGCACACATCGAATTTGATCCGGACCGGCGCGCCAAATGGGCTTATCGGACCGAACCGCCGGGGAAGAAACGCAAGGACCAATCCAGCTTGGATGATGACAAGACACAGTCATCGATTCGGTTTCTGGTTCAGCTGGATCGTGCAACCGGTTTTCGCGATGCCGGCATCCACGCCATGACCACCGATGCATTGAAAGGGCTGATGAGTCAGGGCCAGTTTGAAAACGGCGGTTTTCCTCAAGTTTGGATGGACCAACCGCCCGTCGATGCCAAGCGTCCGCCGATCCAAGCGTCCTTTCCCGAACAATGGCCACGCGAATATCCCGGCCACGGCGAATACTGGCATCGATACACCCTGAACGACAACTTGGCGTCGACGTTGATGACGACGCTGATTTTGGCGAGCGAGACCTACGATGACCCGGCCTATCGTGATGCCGCCATCCGCTTGGCCGATTCGTTGTTGTTGGCGCAGTTGCCTTCGCCTCAACGGGCGTGGGCCCAGCAATACAACCAGCAGATGCAGCCGATCTGGGCAAGGAAGTTTGAACCGCCCGCGGTCAGTGGCTCGGAATCGCAAGCCGTCATCGACACTTTGATGGATGTGTATCAATGGACCGGGGACGAAAAGTATTTGAAGCCGATTCGTCCGGCGATCGATTATCTGCAACGCAGCCGTTTGTCCGACGGAAGGTTGGCACGGTTCTATGAACTGCGAACCAACCGGCCGCTGTACTTCGATCGCCAGTACAACCTGACGTATGACGATTCCGACATGCCGACGCACTATGCATTTAAAATCGGGGATCGAACGGAAAGATTGCGACGGCGTTATGAACAAGTCATCGGTCGGGGCATGGTCGCAGACGATGCACGAGAGGCTTGGCTGGATCGGTTGATCGGCCGTCGCGAAGCCAATGCGTCAAGAATCCGAAAGATCGTTGGCGCGATCGATTCACGTGGTGCCTGGGTGGCCGACGAACCGATGCGGTACCACCGTCATCCAGGGCCGTCGATCAGCATGGCGACGACCGTGGACCACTTGAACCGTATTGCTGACTTTTTGAATACGTCGAATTGA
- a CDS encoding DinB family protein, giving the protein MKSFEIVNSYRSSLAKVCLCLAALCSSASAFAKSGDPLAIRLWPDDVVSVESFWGLEVYIDLGRASVSDGARANDLDATSGRVTVGTDQAINHVLDRLPNQTLATWTPAEQTRVASPHAIRVRCPGGRSEDQAASSVFLIDADGVTIVVVAGDQLRSVQGQFVGDVRPDVMVIATDDAAKVQAWARKESNAAILPRRIVLSSASGSSDVDGSNAHRIDHNTMAVSASGLKDQPMQWFWMTDQPWQMKASLVKPFDAMEAACQKSQQVFAKLSDKQLNFRPSNGTHTPRWNAEHMMGRQLLFFSQIYHAIDDQIPVMDQNPKQMPPDYTPAHPEWDGVEEARQMQRVSDFCRRFAYLLQGIEPEDKAPGSRWPTLRALMKQMQRHYGEHTTNTIAKFELVDFPDE; this is encoded by the coding sequence ATGAAGTCTTTCGAAATTGTGAATTCTTATCGGTCATCACTGGCAAAGGTTTGCCTATGTTTGGCCGCGTTGTGTTCATCGGCTTCCGCGTTCGCAAAATCGGGTGATCCGCTGGCCATCCGACTTTGGCCCGACGATGTTGTTTCGGTGGAATCGTTTTGGGGGCTGGAGGTCTACATCGATCTCGGCAGAGCGAGCGTCAGCGACGGAGCCAGGGCGAATGATCTGGACGCCACATCGGGGCGTGTCACCGTCGGTACCGATCAGGCCATCAACCATGTTTTGGATCGTCTGCCCAATCAAACGCTGGCCACGTGGACACCGGCCGAGCAAACACGTGTGGCAAGTCCTCATGCGATTCGCGTCCGCTGCCCCGGCGGTCGATCGGAGGATCAGGCCGCATCGAGCGTGTTTTTGATCGACGCCGATGGTGTGACAATCGTGGTGGTCGCCGGCGATCAGCTGCGATCGGTGCAGGGACAATTCGTTGGGGATGTCCGGCCCGACGTGATGGTGATCGCGACGGACGATGCGGCTAAAGTCCAAGCGTGGGCACGAAAAGAATCCAACGCAGCGATCCTGCCGCGTCGAATCGTCCTGTCCAGTGCTTCGGGATCCAGCGATGTCGATGGATCAAACGCACACCGGATCGATCACAACACGATGGCTGTATCGGCAAGCGGTTTGAAAGACCAACCGATGCAGTGGTTTTGGATGACCGACCAGCCGTGGCAGATGAAGGCATCGCTGGTGAAACCCTTCGATGCCATGGAAGCGGCTTGCCAAAAGTCACAGCAGGTCTTTGCAAAGCTTTCGGACAAGCAGTTGAACTTTCGGCCCTCCAACGGCACTCATACGCCGCGTTGGAACGCCGAACACATGATGGGGCGACAGCTGCTGTTCTTTTCACAGATCTATCACGCGATCGATGACCAGATTCCCGTCATGGATCAAAATCCCAAGCAGATGCCGCCGGACTACACGCCGGCACATCCCGAATGGGACGGCGTTGAAGAGGCCAGGCAGATGCAGCGGGTGAGCGATTTCTGTCGGCGTTTTGCCTATTTGTTGCAAGGGATTGAACCGGAGGACAAGGCCCCTGGGTCACGATGGCCGACGTTGCGGGCATTGATGAAACAGATGCAGCGACACTATGGCGAGCACACGACCAATACAATTGCGAAGTTCGAACTGGTGGATTTTCCCGATGAGTAA
- a CDS encoding family 16 glycoside hydrolase yields MTQLSMPKPSLMTPFTPDRPRQNPSSIRWVWMLILLVVAGQIQAADTAKPKLILDCDTANEIDDLYAIVRMLHQDQFQVLGLTSTQWLHYLGDPDSVQASQRMNEELLRRMRRDDLPTPMGSEEPMGKPWGGTDPKDSPACQFIIEQARSIPDDQSLIVVCTGATTNLASAIRMAPEIAPKIKCYCMGFRYDESTGAWNKSEFNVRRDLNAADFLLSHPEVEMHVMTATLSQAYKFDQKDSFRRQSQMGPVGAYLTEAWTRRFPDSQKWVMWDLALVEAMLHPEMANEKQVPGPPENGGRPIWVYDRIDVDAMRDDFWNTVQRLGYDGTWSFHLSDGYPVWLDIRTNDLQTPTGSLLWSVGSAGPIQKTRWTDDGSLAFVRKRKWKPGGADVAYELVGDLIAKLNDDDSMTLTFTQRVAGDDSSPTETVRLSGKRIPLMPSKPDLAKVEFGEPIDLLSENDLSGWSLIPAGKQNGWRAVDGVLINETPKQDFSAYGVFGNLVTDQKFNDFRLELEYNVPAGGNSGVYLRGTYEAQVVDRDSKMQGISGPGAIFGRIAPSTNAGKLGGQWNQYVLTLVDRHITVQLNGVTVIDNEPLAGCTGGGIESDDTAPGPILLQGDHTSVKYRKLRLYPVVQKD; encoded by the coding sequence ATGACACAATTATCCATGCCCAAGCCATCGTTGATGACACCGTTCACACCGGACCGACCACGCCAAAACCCCAGTTCGATTCGCTGGGTCTGGATGCTGATACTGTTGGTCGTTGCCGGCCAGATTCAAGCGGCGGACACGGCGAAACCAAAACTGATTTTGGATTGTGATACCGCCAACGAAATCGATGACCTGTACGCCATTGTTCGGATGCTGCATCAAGACCAATTCCAGGTCTTGGGGCTGACCTCAACACAATGGCTGCACTATCTGGGTGACCCCGATTCCGTCCAGGCCAGCCAGCGGATGAACGAAGAATTGTTGCGTCGAATGCGGCGCGACGATTTGCCGACACCGATGGGATCCGAAGAACCGATGGGCAAACCTTGGGGCGGCACCGACCCCAAAGACAGCCCCGCCTGTCAATTCATCATCGAACAAGCCCGGTCCATTCCCGATGACCAATCGCTGATCGTCGTGTGCACCGGTGCAACAACCAACCTGGCATCCGCCATCCGGATGGCACCGGAGATCGCCCCGAAAATCAAATGCTACTGCATGGGATTTCGCTACGACGAATCGACTGGGGCTTGGAACAAATCCGAGTTCAATGTCCGTCGCGATCTGAACGCAGCCGATTTTCTGTTGTCTCACCCCGAGGTCGAAATGCACGTGATGACCGCAACGTTATCACAAGCGTACAAGTTCGATCAAAAAGATTCCTTCCGACGCCAAAGTCAGATGGGACCGGTCGGAGCTTACCTGACCGAGGCCTGGACTCGTCGTTTCCCCGACAGTCAAAAATGGGTGATGTGGGACTTGGCTTTGGTCGAAGCGATGTTGCACCCCGAGATGGCGAACGAAAAACAGGTTCCCGGGCCGCCGGAAAATGGCGGTCGACCGATTTGGGTTTACGACCGTATCGACGTGGACGCGATGCGGGATGACTTTTGGAATACGGTCCAACGGTTGGGCTATGACGGAACCTGGTCATTCCATCTGTCCGACGGCTATCCGGTATGGCTGGACATTCGAACCAACGACCTGCAAACCCCCACCGGATCGCTGCTGTGGAGCGTCGGTAGCGCTGGCCCGATTCAAAAAACACGCTGGACCGACGACGGGTCCCTGGCATTCGTTCGTAAACGAAAATGGAAACCGGGGGGCGCGGACGTCGCCTATGAATTGGTCGGCGACTTGATTGCAAAGCTGAACGACGATGATTCGATGACGCTGACGTTTACACAACGAGTGGCCGGCGACGATTCATCCCCCACCGAAACGGTTCGGCTGAGTGGAAAGCGGATTCCATTGATGCCGTCCAAACCAGACTTGGCCAAAGTCGAATTTGGTGAACCCATCGACCTGCTCAGCGAAAACGATTTGTCCGGCTGGTCACTGATCCCGGCGGGAAAGCAAAACGGCTGGCGAGCGGTCGATGGCGTCTTGATCAATGAAACACCCAAGCAGGACTTCAGTGCATACGGCGTCTTTGGAAATTTGGTCACCGACCAGAAATTCAATGACTTTCGCTTGGAACTGGAATACAACGTCCCCGCCGGCGGCAACAGCGGTGTGTATCTGCGTGGGACCTACGAAGCCCAAGTCGTGGACCGTGACAGCAAGATGCAAGGGATCAGTGGCCCCGGTGCAATCTTTGGTCGCATTGCCCCGTCCACCAACGCCGGCAAGCTCGGCGGACAGTGGAACCAGTACGTGCTGACTTTGGTGGACCGACACATCACGGTTCAGCTAAACGGTGTCACCGTGATCGACAATGAACCGTTGGCGGGATGCACCGGCGGCGGCATTGAATCGGACGACACCGCACCGGGACCGATTCTGTTGCAAGGCGATCACACGTCGGTGAAGTACCGCAAGTTGCGACTGTACCCCGTGGTTCAGAAAGACTGA